From Rhizobium tumorigenes, the proteins below share one genomic window:
- a CDS encoding VPA1262 family N-terminal domain-containing protein, producing MNHLLFASVELLPTEMPAPPNPPRGGWWSNIGDDRLCVGRTALPLADALDWYEALKQGRATIPGKTFAITASALGPEPDYEGFAVLPEPPPFSPSWHGRPRLHRLVPMAALAEPVQALRDRMVNVSAEGRARQWLRDHIHFDLLAYDDWLGSGVLIAPNPLLRGFSARIVNRSVTPETLELGGTPRRGANVTSLRMVVEEVRAGAPAWRAEGSPNALGRFRARAPSQVAMVREELFCPVRGVLDREPPAFFFRDFSVSSSVVAEAKARYVDPPTRAPDAGARTVYVRPAPARQSAPPMTPLRALEYLQDARAERQGALRPAESPQVPPGVRLFEHNRGETVDWICGLIGRARSHVLFVDPYLDADDLQQFATATQYQGVAIRGLINPRPRRHKLLDPNGDSFGDLMLKKIAAFRDPAQEFGEIDIRVSLGRRLHDRFLQIDDVIWHAGHSFNKVGGGEISLMTLVAQPIELAQALGETFAEAEPFETWWANRPPAIWSWRHEAGHQLRRLAKWIERPPAGQVRGDVDD from the coding sequence GTGAACCATCTTTTGTTCGCTTCCGTTGAGCTGTTGCCGACCGAAATGCCAGCTCCCCCAAATCCGCCACGCGGCGGCTGGTGGAGCAACATCGGTGACGATCGGCTGTGCGTGGGCCGGACCGCGCTGCCGTTGGCGGACGCGCTCGACTGGTACGAGGCCTTGAAACAGGGGCGCGCCACCATTCCGGGCAAGACCTTTGCGATCACAGCCTCGGCGCTAGGGCCTGAACCCGACTACGAAGGTTTTGCGGTCCTCCCGGAGCCGCCGCCCTTCTCGCCATCATGGCACGGCCGGCCGCGGCTACATCGCTTGGTGCCGATGGCGGCTCTGGCCGAGCCGGTTCAAGCGCTGCGCGATAGAATGGTCAACGTCAGCGCCGAAGGCCGCGCCCGGCAATGGCTTCGTGACCACATCCATTTCGATTTATTGGCTTATGATGACTGGCTGGGCTCGGGCGTTCTGATCGCGCCTAATCCGCTGCTGCGCGGCTTCAGCGCACGCATAGTCAATCGGTCGGTGACGCCAGAGACCCTGGAGCTTGGCGGCACCCCGCGACGGGGTGCCAATGTCACGTCACTGCGAATGGTGGTCGAAGAGGTACGCGCGGGAGCGCCGGCGTGGCGCGCCGAGGGCTCGCCAAACGCACTTGGCCGCTTCCGCGCTCGGGCGCCCTCTCAGGTCGCCATGGTGCGCGAGGAATTGTTCTGTCCCGTGCGCGGCGTATTGGACCGCGAGCCACCGGCTTTCTTCTTCCGCGACTTCTCTGTCTCCTCCTCTGTGGTAGCAGAGGCCAAGGCTCGTTACGTCGACCCTCCGACCCGTGCCCCTGATGCGGGTGCGCGGACGGTGTATGTCCGACCCGCCCCAGCGCGGCAATCTGCCCCCCCTATGACACCCTTACGGGCGCTCGAATACCTCCAGGACGCGCGGGCCGAGCGGCAGGGCGCGCTTCGGCCTGCGGAGTCCCCGCAAGTCCCGCCCGGCGTTCGCCTGTTTGAGCACAATCGCGGGGAGACAGTGGATTGGATATGTGGGCTGATCGGCCGCGCACGTTCTCACGTCCTATTCGTTGACCCTTACTTAGACGCTGACGACCTGCAGCAGTTTGCAACGGCCACCCAGTATCAGGGCGTCGCAATCCGCGGCCTGATCAATCCTCGTCCCCGCCGTCACAAGCTTCTCGACCCCAACGGCGATAGCTTTGGGGATCTCATGCTGAAGAAAATTGCGGCCTTCCGCGACCCAGCCCAAGAGTTCGGCGAGATCGACATCCGAGTGTCCCTGGGGCGCCGCCTGCACGACCGCTTCCTTCAGATCGACGATGTCATCTGGCACGCCGGCCATTCGTTCAACAAGGTGGGCGGCGGCGAGATTAGTCTGATGACTCTCGTCGCCCAACCCATTGAATTGGCCCAGGCCTTAGGGGAGACTTTCGCCGAAGCTGAGCCGTTCGAGACATGGTGGGCCAATCGGCCGCCGGCGATTTGGTCGTGGAGGCATGAGGCGGGCCATCAGTTGCGCCGCTTGGCCAAATGGATCGAACGTCCGCCTGCCGGCCAAGTGCGAGGGGACGTCGATGACTAA
- a CDS encoding ABC transporter substrate-binding protein has protein sequence MKNLTNKSYKTLRRLLAAAATATILVAASSSSASAASGCVKGDRKAPYTIGWANIYSVPTWMKQTEGTIASEAEELKKAGLVKNLMITDAQGNAQTQIQQIQSMIDANVDAIVVIAGSSNALDRVISDACDKGIAVVNFDSLVNTEKVTAKINTDSNEWGASAAKWLVGQLGGKGKIIVMNGPAGISVSDDRRKGAQPVLDANKGIEVITETNTEYNVAPAQEAMTSLLFANQEIDGILSLGGALSAGSVLAFDRQGRDQVPITGENARQFLELWKEKGLKGWATMQPNWLGALSVYTAVQALQGKTVPAFIKVPLPVIDNGSVDSYLARAKDFPADGYIYSNYDKALFDKLLAQ, from the coding sequence ATGAAAAATCTTACCAACAAATCCTACAAGACACTGCGCCGCCTTCTTGCTGCCGCGGCGACTGCGACCATTCTTGTCGCTGCATCGTCCAGCAGCGCGTCTGCAGCATCGGGCTGCGTCAAGGGCGACCGCAAGGCGCCCTACACCATCGGCTGGGCGAACATCTATTCGGTGCCGACCTGGATGAAGCAGACCGAGGGCACCATCGCCTCGGAAGCGGAAGAACTCAAGAAGGCAGGCCTGGTCAAGAATTTGATGATCACCGACGCCCAGGGGAATGCACAGACCCAGATCCAGCAGATTCAGTCGATGATCGACGCCAATGTGGATGCCATCGTGGTCATTGCCGGCTCTTCCAATGCGCTCGACCGCGTCATCTCCGATGCCTGCGACAAAGGCATCGCCGTCGTGAATTTCGACAGCCTCGTCAACACGGAAAAGGTCACGGCAAAGATCAACACGGATTCCAACGAATGGGGCGCTTCTGCCGCGAAATGGCTGGTCGGCCAGCTTGGCGGCAAGGGAAAGATCATCGTCATGAACGGTCCGGCAGGTATCTCTGTCTCCGATGATCGGCGCAAGGGCGCGCAGCCGGTTCTCGACGCCAACAAAGGCATCGAGGTCATCACCGAGACGAACACCGAATACAATGTCGCGCCGGCCCAGGAAGCCATGACCAGCCTGCTCTTTGCCAATCAGGAGATCGACGGGATATTGTCTCTCGGCGGCGCCTTGTCGGCCGGCTCCGTTCTCGCCTTCGATCGTCAAGGTCGCGATCAGGTTCCCATCACGGGCGAGAATGCACGCCAGTTTCTTGAGCTCTGGAAGGAAAAGGGTCTGAAGGGTTGGGCCACCATGCAGCCGAACTGGCTGGGCGCGCTCTCGGTCTACACGGCGGTGCAGGCCCTCCAGGGAAAGACCGTTCCGGCCTTCATCAAGGTTCCGTTGCCGGTAATCGACAACGGCTCCGTGGACAGCTATCTCGCCCGCGCCAAGGACTTCCCCGCCGACGGATATATCTATTCAAACTACGACAAGGCGCTGTTCGACAAGCTCCTCGCACAGTGA
- a CDS encoding ABC transporter permease, whose translation MTPASSSSLYGAVQRQRNRGLFGLYIVVAAFLLLYAVLFPGIMSIGGFSKFTQNWFPLALVTMAQALLMLNGGITLAIGPLVSLGAVVAATTMGGFLGATGGILAVTVTGLCIGAVTGSIVALLRLPAIIVTLAGSFIITGVALLLLPRPGGFVPEWLSTALAGHTPVAFLLLLLILGLWKIFLATPLGLGIYAAGDNPIGAFRSGVPIEQVKIVAFALSGLLATLAGLFVAAQTGSGDPIIGAPFTLNSIAAAVLGGVGFLGGRGTMRGAVCGSLLLSVMINVMFFLGFPPVAQYVAQGLIIVGAVAIPELLVRWRPAR comes from the coding sequence ATGACCCCCGCATCATCGTCAAGCCTCTACGGCGCCGTGCAGAGACAGCGAAATCGCGGCCTTTTCGGATTGTACATCGTCGTCGCAGCCTTCCTCTTGCTCTATGCCGTGCTCTTTCCCGGCATCATGTCGATCGGGGGCTTTTCGAAGTTCACACAGAACTGGTTTCCCTTGGCGCTGGTCACCATGGCGCAAGCCCTGCTGATGTTAAACGGGGGCATCACCCTTGCCATCGGGCCGCTGGTCAGCCTTGGCGCGGTCGTTGCTGCGACGACCATGGGCGGCTTTCTCGGTGCTACCGGCGGCATTCTGGCGGTAACCGTTACCGGCCTTTGCATCGGGGCTGTGACAGGGTCGATTGTTGCGCTTCTACGGCTCCCGGCGATCATCGTTACGCTCGCCGGCTCCTTCATCATCACGGGGGTCGCGCTTCTCCTGTTGCCTCGGCCGGGTGGCTTCGTTCCCGAATGGCTCTCCACGGCCCTGGCCGGTCACACGCCGGTCGCCTTCTTGCTGCTGCTGCTGATCCTCGGGCTCTGGAAAATCTTTCTCGCGACGCCCCTTGGCCTCGGGATCTATGCCGCCGGCGACAATCCGATTGGGGCCTTTCGGTCCGGCGTGCCGATCGAGCAGGTGAAGATCGTCGCCTTTGCGCTGTCCGGCCTGCTGGCAACGCTCGCAGGGCTGTTCGTGGCCGCCCAGACCGGTTCAGGCGATCCGATCATTGGCGCACCCTTCACGCTCAACTCGATTGCGGCGGCCGTTCTCGGCGGCGTCGGCTTTCTCGGGGGCAGGGGGACGATGCGGGGTGCGGTCTGCGGCAGCCTTCTGTTGTCGGTGATGATCAACGTTATGTTCTTCCTCGGCTTTCCTCCGGTTGCGCAATATGTCGCCCAAGGGCTTATCATCGTTGGAGCCGTTGCTATCCCGGAGCTTCTCGTACGCTGGAGGCCTGCGCGATGA
- a CDS encoding sugar ABC transporter ATP-binding protein has protein sequence MTAGQPVLEARGVFKGFFGNPVLKGVDIALMPGRVHALLGENGAGKSTLINLLSGALAPDQGTIAIDGKAVARLSPSLARTAGIGVVQQELSLASQLSIAENIGLGAYPRRFGLIDYRALARGVRDVCDLVGVTEPVDTPVSELSLGRRQMVEIAKALFAKPRVLILDEPTSSLSAHEAGVLADVVFTLRDRGVAVLYISHRLNEVRALCSHVTVLKDGGITADRSLSGIDGEGLVRLMVGRETGALFPPRPAVVSGVLRLRADGFSAGMVRDAHISARTGEILGIGGLVGQGQEDLLLGLYGAIPAKAKEAEIDGRSGLPKDVDAANAAGIVYVPADRKHEGLVLQHSIASNIILPSLARLARGGLRNRRAEAELIGDLAGQLMIKGDVARPVQALSGGNQQKVALAKWLPLDPSVLLLNDPTRGVDIETKREIYLMLRRFAAEGRLVILASSDTPELVHLCDRVLVLREGRIVVELHGDAITEEAIVGAAMAVEEIGDAKLVQEKAIP, from the coding sequence GTGACCGCTGGACAGCCGGTGCTGGAGGCGCGCGGAGTATTCAAGGGGTTTTTCGGCAATCCAGTTCTGAAGGGCGTCGACATCGCCCTTATGCCGGGCCGCGTCCATGCCCTGCTGGGCGAGAATGGTGCCGGGAAGTCCACGCTTATCAATCTCCTGTCCGGCGCGCTGGCGCCGGATCAGGGCACCATCGCGATTGATGGGAAGGCCGTTGCACGGCTTTCGCCGTCTTTGGCGCGGACTGCAGGCATCGGTGTCGTGCAGCAGGAACTTAGCCTTGCCAGTCAGCTGTCGATTGCCGAAAATATCGGGCTCGGCGCCTATCCGCGGCGATTTGGCCTGATCGACTACCGCGCTCTTGCCCGCGGCGTGCGGGATGTCTGCGATCTGGTCGGCGTAACCGAACCCGTCGATACGCCGGTGTCGGAGCTGTCGCTCGGGCGTCGCCAGATGGTCGAGATCGCCAAGGCGCTGTTTGCCAAGCCCCGCGTGCTGATCCTCGACGAGCCGACATCATCCTTGTCGGCCCACGAAGCCGGCGTGCTCGCTGACGTGGTGTTCACGCTGCGGGACCGGGGCGTGGCGGTTCTTTATATTTCCCATCGGCTGAACGAGGTGCGTGCCCTCTGCTCCCATGTCACGGTGCTGAAGGACGGCGGTATTACCGCCGACAGGTCGCTTTCCGGCATCGATGGAGAAGGCCTAGTGCGGCTGATGGTCGGCCGCGAGACCGGCGCACTCTTTCCGCCTCGTCCGGCGGTGGTGTCGGGTGTGCTTCGGCTGCGGGCGGACGGCTTCTCGGCCGGCATGGTGCGCGACGCCCACATTTCAGCGCGTACTGGTGAGATCCTCGGGATCGGCGGGCTAGTCGGGCAGGGGCAGGAAGATCTTCTCCTCGGTCTGTACGGTGCCATTCCCGCGAAAGCGAAAGAGGCAGAGATAGACGGCAGGTCCGGCCTCCCGAAAGACGTCGACGCCGCCAATGCGGCTGGCATCGTCTACGTTCCAGCCGACCGGAAGCATGAAGGGCTTGTTTTACAGCATTCGATCGCCTCGAATATCATCCTTCCTTCCCTGGCACGACTGGCGCGTGGTGGCCTGCGCAACCGGCGCGCAGAAGCCGAACTTATCGGCGATCTCGCGGGTCAGCTCATGATCAAGGGGGACGTGGCCCGGCCGGTACAGGCCCTATCCGGCGGAAATCAACAAAAGGTCGCGCTGGCGAAGTGGCTGCCGCTCGATCCGAGCGTCCTCCTTCTCAACGATCCGACGCGGGGCGTGGACATCGAGACCAAGCGGGAAATCTATCTGATGCTGCGCCGCTTTGCGGCGGAGGGGCGTCTCGTGATCCTGGCAAGTTCGGATACGCCGGAACTCGTCCATCTCTGCGACCGCGTCTTGGTGCTGCGCGAAGGCCGGATCGTCGTCGAACTGCACGGCGATGCCATTACCGAGGAAGCCATCGTCGGCGCCGCAATGGCGGTCGAGGAAATCGGCGACGCGAAACTCGTGCAAGAAAAGGCCATTCCATGA
- a CDS encoding LacI family DNA-binding transcriptional regulator, producing the protein MEIEREDDKATFVYDEVVRIAGTGAPKPVPFDVEGKGQPGRASIGDVARLAEVAPITVSRALRNPEMVSPDKRLRIQRAVEETGYSVNPHASALKSGRSNIVLAFASNLMSEQFSLALRSCTAVLEDAGYLFLVGQTSYSYERETAAIRSLHAMKPAAVMFTGVIELETNRELLRGLGIPIMETWALPRDPIDMLVGFSNTEAGWIAADILHRKGYRTVSYVGRRGGRGALRLKGFHDGCRALGMTLLGEHLIDDVNGVSDGRRCLAAAISQAARPEALFCSNDVLALGCMMEARRLNIRVPNDLGILGFGESDIAAEIPPGLTTIGIDSAMLGRKAGEMLISSLSGAPFAGKLKRLDLRVSDRGSV; encoded by the coding sequence ATGGAGATTGAGCGCGAAGACGACAAAGCCACCTTCGTTTACGACGAAGTCGTACGCATCGCCGGCACGGGCGCGCCAAAACCTGTCCCGTTCGATGTCGAGGGCAAGGGGCAGCCGGGGCGCGCATCGATCGGCGACGTCGCGCGACTGGCCGAGGTCGCACCGATCACTGTTTCAAGGGCGCTGCGGAATCCCGAGATGGTCAGCCCCGACAAACGCCTGAGGATACAGCGCGCGGTTGAAGAAACCGGCTACAGTGTCAATCCCCATGCGAGCGCTCTCAAAAGCGGTCGATCCAATATCGTCCTGGCATTCGCTTCAAATCTCATGAGCGAACAGTTTTCCTTGGCGTTGCGGTCCTGCACCGCAGTCCTGGAAGATGCAGGCTACCTCTTTCTTGTCGGCCAGACTTCATACTCCTATGAACGCGAGACGGCAGCCATCCGCTCGCTACACGCCATGAAACCTGCCGCCGTGATGTTTACCGGTGTCATCGAACTGGAGACCAATCGAGAACTCCTTCGCGGCCTCGGCATCCCCATCATGGAGACCTGGGCGCTGCCGCGCGATCCGATCGACATGCTGGTCGGGTTCTCCAACACGGAGGCAGGATGGATCGCTGCCGATATCTTGCATAGAAAGGGATATCGCACTGTGTCCTATGTCGGCCGGCGCGGTGGCCGTGGCGCTCTGCGGCTGAAGGGCTTCCACGACGGTTGTCGTGCGCTCGGCATGACGCTGCTCGGCGAACACCTGATAGACGACGTCAATGGTGTCTCCGACGGCCGCCGCTGTCTGGCGGCCGCCATATCCCAAGCGGCAAGACCCGAGGCGCTCTTCTGCAGCAACGACGTTTTGGCGCTCGGCTGCATGATGGAGGCTCGCCGCCTGAACATCCGCGTGCCCAACGACCTTGGCATCCTCGGATTTGGTGAAAGCGACATCGCCGCCGAAATTCCCCCAGGTCTCACGACGATCGGTATCGACAGTGCCATGCTAGGCCGAAAAGCGGGTGAGATGTTGATTTCAAGTCTCTCGGGCGCGCCCTTCGCAGGTAAATTAAAACGTCTAGACCTGCGTGTGAGCGATCGCGGCAGTGTTTGA